The Megalobrama amblycephala isolate DHTTF-2021 linkage group LG16, ASM1881202v1, whole genome shotgun sequence genome includes the window agataatagacaatttcaaacttcttaaaaagatgacactgttataaaagaatggtaacgctttattttagggtcttttaactagttgcttattactattagcattcatatggctaaaatattggctgtttattagtacttataaagcacatattaatgccttattctgcatgaccttcttctacattcttaatcctacccaatacctaaacctaacaattaactataataagcagtaaattaggagtttattgagcgaaaagtcataattaatcgtttatatatgtgttccctatactgaaatgttgccaaaataatgtaatgtattgttaacccataaagctaagtagttttttaagtttgataattaatcggctatgtcatgtttatgacaggttatgatgttttgctaatgtcaagttgtcatgacaaagacactgacaggttatgatgtgttggtttatgtcaagttgtcataactcagacatctcaaacaatgtcatctttgcattaaaaatgacataattgagcgaatgacacttaatgacagttgtcataaacatgcataaaacctccttcatattcatgacatgtgtcatgtcaagattatgaaggtgtcatgtcagtcttatgcacaccccttcaagtaaagtgttacctacaTGCCTGCCGGAGACATACGTTAAATCTTAATATCCTGCTGACTGtacatcttaaaataaaaatatttgttgcataatgctgaaaacatttacaatttattatGGTTTCAGGTTAGGTCTATGCTGTACGTTTTAAAAGGTAATTTACTCATTTTGATTGCGGATGCCACAACATTgatgtttatattcggactataaACTTTTAGCCCAATATTTTCAAGCTGAGACCTGACGTGAGATTTGATCGTAGCCACCACTCACGTCCATATTGATAAATGCCAAATTTTGCGTGGAAACGACCGTGTGCCCAATTTTCTGTCGTACGTTCATTTCATAATTGAGGGACACCGTagacacacatctgtgttcaaacacttttataaaagtgaattttacataatagGTCCCCGTTAAACATTAGAGCATAAGCCTTCAGATCATGTTTTTAAGACAACAAGAAAGCATTTGTAAATGGTATATACACATAACAAATCCCAATTTAACacatgtatatactgtatatactgttAATGAGTACACACGGCATGGTTTTAACCACTAGTGAGAATAACTGCAAGCTCAGTCAAACAGCCTTTTACTCTTTTCATCTTCAGATGGTCAGTTCATCCAAACACAAATCATGTGTTTAAGTGTCATGGCGTAATGCAGTACTGTACACACATCAGATGTCAGCAATAACTGTGATCAGTAAAGGGGGGTGCTTATTGTGACTTGTGTCATTGCTGTACATTCCTCTCCATTTTCATTTTCTCCTGTCCATGTCACTGTCCTTATGCTGTCAGTCTCTCCCTTATTGAAACTGCTCTCTCTGAAGATCAGCCCAGAGACGCTCTCAATATATTCAATTGGCACTATAAAATTTGTGTCGTCTTCTGATAACCAATTGGGAATCTGATAGCATTCCAGCTCTACCGTCCCATCATACTTCTCCAGAATTATCACCTTAAAGAAGTGAGTTGGCAATGCTTTGTCTCCCAACATCTCATAACTCACAACCTCTGAATCATCACTGCTTGGCAGGTAAAGTGGTCCGCTGTATACATGGACATTACGGACCTCATTTTGACTTTCATTTATCTTTCTTCGGCAATCCTCCTCCAACGTTTTCCAGGGACCTCTGTTTAAGGCCATAGTCTGTGGTGTCATGTTGCTGAGCAAAAAAGTGTCATGATAGGCTTCCTGACACCACCTGTGATTGGCAGCTGCAGCAAGATGACCTTTTTCATAGCCACTGGCTGTACATGCGTCATCGCTCTCAGTTGCACGGTAGAATGGATGAATCGAGAAATCCTCTTCAAAAGGTTTTCTCCTGTCATATCTTTCCATTAAAGTTTCCTTGTTCAATATCTCATACACCCATGCAGCATTCCTGGTTCGATTGTCATATAACATGGCATATGATTGTTTTACCCTTATTTCAGTAAGATTAGGAACTCTGTCTATTAATTTATAGATAGGGCTGGTAGTTAAAACTTCTTTTGGCATAGAGGTTGATTCATTTCCAGACACAACTGAAAGCGGGATCCGTATGTAGACGGTTTCAGGATTTGATTTGTTTGAACCTCTTGTCCATTGTCCAGAACCATCTTTTTGAAGCCTCTCTGAAAATTTTCGTTTAGTTGGAGGAAAATCTGCTTTATTTTGTAACTCTTCAGGTATTTGTGAGGCATTGCCTAGCATCTTCCTTTCAGCATTCACTTTATCCATATTGTCTCTTTCCTCAAAAGGTGAGTAGATTTCAGATGGCTCTTGCTCTGGCTCAAAGGGTGTGATTTCTTTTGCCACATCAGACGTTATTGGGCAAGTCTTAACCTCCTTCAGATCAGATACATCAAAACCCAAACGTCTTTGTAGCACCTGCAGCATTATAGCAAAAGCCCAGTATTTTGTACTTCTTAAGGTTTtatccattttttttgtttcttcccaagcttttatgatgtcatcaacTGGCCAGCAATCCTCCTTTTGAATTTCATATTTCTTTTTAATCTCTTTTTCAATTTCTTTTAATCGACGAAACCTTTTAAAATAAGATAACAAATGCTTGGCTATGTGATCTAAAGTGATTTCAGGTGTTTTTCCAGAAGGTTTAAGAAATTCCTTTGTGTCCAATGGCTGCGTTTTAGGTACAAAACCAATACAACTCATCTTGATGCAACAAAGTGATCTAAGAATGAAGTTAAAGAACAAATCACTCTTGATCAGTCTTGTAGAGTCTTATTACTTCTTCAAGGTCTTCAACAAAGATCTTCCCCTTTAGGTCTGGATAAAATAATGtgtatgaggaaaaaaatgtgttaaaattgtCCTTGATTCGGGACTCAAGTTCATTCAGTAGAGACAGAAAGATATACTCACATTAACAGGTTTGTGATCTGATTAACAGAAACATCTGCTGCTCTGATTTTAAGTCAGTTCTGTTCTGCTCtgcacacaacaaacacaaacagacaaCAAAAACAGATTTAATGTACTCTATTCTTATTATGTATTAAAACAACAATttcaagacttttttttattaataacacTATGTTAGTAAAACAAAAGCCAGTTGCTAGTTGGCTCCTTCAAAATGCTCAACTTTTTAAGGGATGATGAAATTATACAGTAGCTCAATATTTTCCCCATTTTAGATCCTGTTGTGTTCAGTCATTTGTCCGACTATTGCTGTATGTAAGTGCAGTGCTATagctttcatttcatttcattttttgccTTGTCTTACTgtgccatgttttttttttcag containing:
- the LOC125249589 gene encoding uncharacterized protein LOC125249589 — its product is MSCIGFVPKTQPLDTKEFLKPSGKTPEITLDHIAKHLLSYFKRFRRLKEIEKEIKKKYEIQKEDCWPVDDIIKAWEETKKMDKTLRSTKYWAFAIMLQVLQRRLGFDVSDLKEVKTCPITSDVAKEITPFEPEQEPSEIYSPFEERDNMDKVNAERKMLGNASQIPEELQNKADFPPTKRKFSERLQKDGSGQWTRGSNKSNPETVYIRIPLSVVSGNESTSMPKEVLTTSPIYKLIDRVPNLTEIRVKQSYAMLYDNRTRNAAWVYEILNKETLMERYDRRKPFEEDFSIHPFYRATESDDACTASGYEKGHLAAAANHRWCQEAYHDTFLLSNMTPQTMALNRGPWKTLEEDCRRKINESQNEVRNVHVYSGPLYLPSSDDSEVVSYEMLGDKALPTHFFKVIILEKYDGTVELECYQIPNWLSEDDTNFIVPIEYIESVSGLIFRESSFNKGETDSIRTVTWTGENENGEECTAMTQVTISTPLY